A genomic region of Vitreimonas flagellata contains the following coding sequences:
- a CDS encoding DUF3126 family protein, translated as MNQAEVTRLGAYLSRVLGSPTASVKARGGEEADVLISGAVVAELIKDTDEGETSYSISLALPRAAGAKKNAPIDDAERARLQGVLREKLKSADMQVRARPRKTDSAEVYVGEEFIGTLSADEDEGYFLTMSILDIDLEDEE; from the coding sequence GTGAACCAGGCGGAAGTGACGCGCCTCGGCGCCTATTTGAGCAGAGTTCTGGGTTCGCCGACGGCGTCGGTGAAAGCGCGCGGTGGTGAAGAGGCTGACGTGCTGATTTCCGGCGCTGTTGTCGCCGAACTCATCAAGGATACGGACGAGGGTGAGACGTCGTATTCGATCAGCTTGGCGTTGCCGCGTGCGGCGGGCGCCAAGAAGAATGCGCCGATCGATGATGCCGAACGCGCGCGTCTGCAAGGCGTGCTGCGTGAAAAGCTGAAATCAGCCGACATGCAAGTGCGCGCGCGGCCGCGGAAAACGGATTCGGCTGAAGTGTATGTCGGTGAGGAATTCATCGGCACATTGTCCGCGGACGAGGACGAGGGCTATTTCCTCACGATGTCGATTTTGGACATCGATCTCGAAGACGAGGAATGA
- the rsmA gene encoding 16S rRNA (adenine(1518)-N(6)/adenine(1519)-N(6))-dimethyltransferase RsmA, translated as MNADDLPTLRGELEAHGLWANKGLGQHFLLDLNITRRIAKTAGDIVGKPVIEIGPGPGGLTRALLEAGADPLIVIEKDPRFAPLLEPLIEWSEGKLQIVQGDALNVEEATLLASPTLAGEVASEASGRGACASVVSNLPYNVGTPLLVKWLKAGAWRGDMTLMFQKEVAQRIVAKPGSDAYGRLAVLAQARCHCRLEFTVPARAFTPPPKIASAIVRLTDLADPYPHLDALERVTGAAFGQRRKMLRAALRSLTPDAEDLLRAADITPTARAEEIDQAGFRRLADAWIVKTSKDAF; from the coding sequence ATGAACGCCGACGATCTGCCGACATTGCGCGGCGAACTTGAAGCGCATGGCTTGTGGGCCAATAAGGGCCTCGGCCAGCACTTCCTGCTCGACCTCAACATCACGCGCCGCATCGCCAAGACAGCGGGCGACATCGTCGGCAAGCCTGTGATAGAAATCGGGCCCGGCCCCGGCGGCCTCACGCGCGCCCTGCTCGAAGCCGGCGCCGATCCGCTGATCGTTATCGAAAAAGACCCCCGCTTCGCCCCGTTGCTGGAACCCTTGATCGAATGGAGCGAAGGCAAACTCCAAATCGTTCAAGGCGACGCGCTCAACGTCGAAGAAGCGACGCTGCTGGCTTCTCCCACGCTAGCGGGGGAGGTCGCGAGCGAAGCGAGTGGGAGGGGTGCGTGCGCAAGCGTGGTCTCCAATCTCCCCTACAATGTCGGCACGCCTCTGCTTGTGAAATGGCTCAAAGCCGGCGCATGGCGCGGCGACATGACTCTCATGTTCCAGAAAGAAGTCGCTCAACGCATCGTCGCCAAACCCGGCAGCGATGCGTACGGGCGCCTCGCCGTGCTCGCGCAAGCGCGCTGCCATTGCCGTCTCGAATTCACCGTGCCCGCGCGCGCGTTCACGCCGCCGCCTAAGATCGCTTCGGCAATCGTCCGCCTTACAGACCTCGCCGATCCCTATCCGCATCTCGACGCGCTCGAACGCGTGACGGGCGCCGCATTCGGCCAACGCCGCAAAATGCTCCGCGCCGCGTTGCGTTCACTCACGCCTGACGCCGAAGACTTGCTTCGCGCGGCCGACATCACCCCCACCGCACGCGCCGAAGAGATCGACCAAGCCGGCTTCCGCCGCCTGGCAGATGCGTGGATTGTGAAGACGTCCAAGGACGCCTTTTAG
- the pdxA gene encoding 4-hydroxythreonine-4-phosphate dehydrogenase PdxA, whose product MKPLAVSMGDPAGIGLELAARVWAERQGAPPFFLVGDAGAFERASARLGVPKPALRVIADAADADAGDALCVLQTSIAIEETPGEPDPVNANATIAAIESGVAAARAGVASGLVTLPIAKSVLHTADFGFPGHTEFVAHLTANDAWVHTRGPVMMLAGASLKVALATIHTPLKDVPAALTRDQITHTARVVAEALRRDFGIASPRIALCGLNPHAGEDGHIGREEIEIINPAAEQLRGEGVDISNARSADALFHEEARKSYDAVIALYHDQGLIPIKTLHFWDGVNVSLGLPIIRTSPDHGTGFDIAGKGIARADSFRAALQMAWQMAERRAQS is encoded by the coding sequence ATGAAGCCACTCGCCGTTTCGATGGGCGATCCCGCGGGGATCGGCCTCGAACTGGCCGCGCGGGTGTGGGCCGAGCGCCAAGGCGCGCCGCCCTTCTTCCTGGTGGGCGACGCTGGCGCGTTTGAGCGTGCAAGCGCGCGCCTTGGAGTGCCGAAACCCGCACTTCGCGTCATTGCGGACGCGGCTGACGCCGACGCAGGTGACGCGCTCTGCGTTCTGCAAACATCCATCGCGATCGAGGAAACGCCCGGCGAGCCGGATCCGGTCAACGCCAACGCCACCATCGCCGCCATCGAGAGCGGTGTAGCGGCCGCACGCGCGGGCGTCGCAAGTGGGCTCGTCACGCTGCCGATCGCGAAATCTGTTCTGCACACGGCCGATTTCGGCTTCCCGGGGCACACTGAGTTCGTCGCGCATCTCACCGCCAACGATGCGTGGGTGCACACGCGCGGCCCGGTGATGATGCTCGCGGGCGCCTCACTCAAAGTCGCGCTCGCCACCATCCACACGCCGCTGAAAGACGTGCCGGCCGCGCTCACTCGCGATCAGATCACGCACACCGCGCGTGTCGTCGCTGAAGCGCTGCGCCGCGATTTCGGCATTGCCTCGCCACGCATCGCACTCTGCGGACTGAATCCGCACGCTGGTGAAGACGGCCATATCGGCCGCGAGGAAATCGAGATCATTAACCCCGCCGCCGAACAACTCCGCGGTGAGGGCGTCGACATCAGCAACGCCCGCTCAGCAGACGCGCTCTTCCACGAAGAAGCGCGCAAAAGCTACGACGCGGTCATCGCGCTCTATCACGACCAGGGCCTCATCCCGATCAAGACGCTGCATTTCTGGGACGGCGTGAACGTGTCGCTCGGCCTGCCCATCATCCGCACCTCGCCCGATCACGGCACCGGCTTCGACATTGCAGGCAAAGGCATCGCGCGCGCAGATAGCTTCCGCGCAGCATTGCAGATGGCGTGGCAAATGGCCGAGCGGCGCGCGCAATCATGA
- a CDS encoding peptidylprolyl isomerase: protein MNWKHVSAAAALAAALCATVPVATAQNAEGVAAIVNDRVISTFDVRQRANLLLVSAGVQSTPELQQRARAQALRDLIDESLQIEEAARFEVTIDANQIDRRLADIAQQNETTLDGFVQQLAQAGVSITTLRAQIQADMAWQRLMSGMYGSRVRVSQVEVTETQQRIAANATRPQYQLSEIFLPAETEAEFAEMEQGAMRLLEQMQRGAPFPMVARQFSQSPSAAAGGDIGWIAAPELAPELQPIAERLQQGQVSLPVRTQNGVYIIAMRDRRAGAPTGATTIAALRQITAPAARQNALERVQRRIDGCGNLEREVATVEGATLLDLGQTQESELSPAIRDRVASVQSGRASPIVIDGDQVNIIIVCARETGGAGMPSREEISARLREQELTMLADRYLRNLRREATIITRQ from the coding sequence ATGAACTGGAAGCACGTATCGGCTGCGGCGGCTCTGGCTGCGGCGCTTTGCGCGACTGTTCCTGTTGCGACCGCCCAGAACGCAGAAGGCGTCGCGGCTATCGTCAACGACCGCGTAATCTCCACCTTCGACGTGCGTCAGCGCGCGAACCTGCTGCTCGTTTCCGCCGGCGTACAATCGACACCGGAATTGCAGCAACGCGCCCGCGCCCAAGCGCTGCGCGATCTGATCGACGAGAGCCTGCAGATCGAAGAAGCCGCGCGCTTTGAGGTCACCATCGATGCGAACCAAATTGATCGCCGCCTCGCCGATATCGCTCAGCAGAATGAAACCACGCTCGACGGCTTTGTTCAGCAGCTCGCGCAGGCCGGCGTATCGATCACCACACTACGCGCGCAAATCCAGGCGGACATGGCTTGGCAGCGTTTGATGTCGGGCATGTACGGCTCGCGCGTGCGCGTATCTCAAGTCGAGGTGACGGAGACCCAGCAGCGCATCGCCGCCAACGCCACCCGTCCGCAATATCAACTCTCAGAGATTTTTTTGCCGGCGGAGACCGAAGCCGAGTTCGCCGAAATGGAACAAGGCGCGATGCGCCTGCTCGAGCAGATGCAACGCGGCGCGCCGTTCCCAATGGTTGCGCGTCAATTCTCGCAATCGCCATCGGCGGCAGCCGGCGGCGACATCGGCTGGATCGCAGCACCCGAATTGGCCCCGGAACTGCAGCCGATTGCAGAACGACTACAACAAGGGCAAGTTTCACTGCCCGTGCGTACGCAGAACGGTGTTTACATCATCGCCATGCGCGACCGGCGCGCCGGCGCGCCAACAGGCGCGACAACGATTGCCGCACTTCGCCAGATCACTGCACCCGCGGCTCGCCAGAACGCGCTTGAGCGCGTTCAACGCCGCATCGACGGTTGCGGCAATTTGGAGCGCGAGGTCGCTACCGTCGAAGGCGCGACGCTCCTCGACCTTGGCCAAACGCAAGAATCCGAGCTGTCGCCGGCGATCCGCGATCGCGTAGCGAGCGTCCAGAGCGGCCGCGCTTCGCCGATCGTCATCGATGGCGATCAAGTGAATATCATCATCGTCTGCGCGCGCGAGACCGGCGGCGCGGGCATGCCGAGCCGTGAAGAAATTTCCGCACGCCTGCGCGAACAAGAGCTGACGATGTTGGCCGATCGCTACCTGCGCAACCTGCGCCGCGAAGCGACGATCATCACCCGGCAATAA
- a CDS encoding LPS-assembly protein LptD — protein MRRSGEMAYRSAERAPFGLAALAAALAMSVSTVAIAQTPSTDPVTAAPSENVLLEADEVLNDDAARTVTAQGDVQVRYQGRTLRADQLVYNLDTGVIRAIGNVQIVLEDGSVTYADAVEADEAMNVGAANELRARLGEGSTLAARAAIRRGEGASELQHVIYTSCPVCETGDQPPTWSLRARRAVQNRDTRTISYQGAVLEVVGIPVLYLPFIAHPDPSVGRASGFLPPNIGRNRRLGTFYSQPYYWAISDSQDLTATLRLHGNVNPLAGLDYRQRFWSGDLSIDTTFTQEELFNGNGERFGEDLFRYSVFANGEFRVNEDWMWGFGVENAYDDEYLRRYDIDGAGERRGPYIGRDTRLISQVYAIGQDRNFYSSIAFVNFQGLREDDNSELLPLILPYAQTEHVLQDPIFDGQIRLNANLAALRRDDDGVGPFRGNDGRLSLGASWRRDAIFGPGMVFSPFAEARGDVFSVETSADEYETFTRGLGLAGAEISWPFMRPGERFDMIVEPVVMAAIASEDADDPRIVNEDSLAFELDDTNLFRPNAAPNYDLWEPGPRVSVGVRATARAHTGESASIIVGRRWREEQAPGFTEANNLASETSDWVAAGQVDLGRNFAAEGRIRLEDETLEVQRVDARVRGAVGRFYGAVRYYETDETLLLDPTDPSREVSGEVGMDLARGWRMQAGLTRDLDSDINLRQDIRAIYEDDCTFFEISYTRTETQRGTIGPDEGVQIRIGLRSLGVLGGS, from the coding sequence ATGCGCCGTTCGGGGGAGATGGCCTACAGATCGGCCGAGCGCGCGCCGTTCGGGCTCGCCGCGCTTGCGGCGGCGCTGGCCATGAGCGTCAGCACGGTCGCCATCGCGCAGACCCCGTCCACCGACCCCGTCACCGCCGCCCCCAGCGAAAACGTCCTGCTTGAGGCCGACGAAGTCCTGAACGACGATGCCGCGCGCACCGTCACTGCCCAGGGCGATGTCCAGGTCCGCTACCAAGGCCGCACGCTGCGCGCCGACCAACTCGTTTACAACCTCGACACCGGCGTGATCCGCGCCATCGGCAACGTGCAGATCGTGCTCGAGGACGGCTCGGTCACCTACGCCGACGCGGTCGAAGCCGACGAAGCGATGAATGTCGGCGCCGCCAACGAATTGCGCGCGCGCTTGGGCGAAGGTTCCACACTCGCCGCACGCGCAGCCATCCGCCGCGGCGAAGGCGCCAGCGAACTTCAGCACGTCATCTATACAAGCTGCCCCGTCTGCGAGACCGGCGATCAACCGCCGACCTGGAGCCTGCGCGCCCGTCGCGCCGTGCAGAACCGCGACACACGCACGATCTCTTACCAAGGCGCCGTACTCGAAGTCGTCGGCATCCCGGTGCTCTATCTGCCGTTCATCGCGCACCCGGACCCGAGCGTCGGTCGTGCGTCGGGCTTCTTGCCACCAAACATCGGCCGCAACCGCCGCCTTGGCACTTTCTATAGTCAGCCTTATTATTGGGCGATCTCAGACTCGCAGGATTTGACGGCGACGTTGCGTCTGCATGGCAACGTCAATCCACTCGCCGGCCTCGATTATCGCCAGCGCTTCTGGTCCGGCGATCTCTCGATCGACACCACGTTCACACAAGAAGAACTCTTCAACGGCAACGGCGAACGCTTCGGCGAAGACCTCTTCCGCTACAGCGTGTTCGCCAACGGCGAATTCCGCGTCAACGAAGATTGGATGTGGGGTTTCGGCGTCGAGAACGCCTATGACGACGAATATCTTCGTCGCTACGACATCGACGGCGCCGGCGAACGCCGCGGCCCCTATATCGGCCGCGATACACGCCTGATTTCGCAAGTCTATGCCATCGGTCAGGACCGCAATTTCTACAGCTCCATCGCGTTCGTGAACTTCCAAGGCCTGCGCGAGGACGACAATTCCGAATTGCTGCCGCTCATCCTGCCATACGCGCAGACCGAGCACGTGCTCCAAGACCCGATCTTCGACGGCCAAATTCGTCTGAACGCCAACCTCGCCGCTCTACGTCGCGACGATGACGGCGTAGGGCCGTTCCGCGGCAATGACGGACGCTTGTCGCTCGGCGCCAGCTGGCGCCGAGACGCCATCTTCGGCCCGGGCATGGTGTTCAGCCCGTTCGCGGAAGCGCGCGGGGATGTGTTCTCCGTCGAGACCTCAGCAGACGAATACGAGACCTTCACGCGCGGCCTGGGCTTGGCCGGCGCTGAAATCAGCTGGCCGTTCATGCGCCCCGGCGAACGCTTCGACATGATCGTCGAGCCTGTTGTCATGGCCGCCATCGCCAGCGAAGACGCCGATGATCCGCGCATCGTCAACGAAGACAGCCTCGCCTTCGAATTGGACGACACCAACCTCTTCCGCCCGAATGCTGCGCCCAATTACGACCTCTGGGAGCCCGGTCCGCGCGTCAGCGTCGGCGTCCGCGCCACCGCCCGCGCCCACACTGGCGAAAGCGCCTCGATTATCGTCGGCCGCCGTTGGCGCGAGGAACAAGCGCCCGGCTTTACCGAAGCCAACAACCTCGCCAGCGAGACCTCAGATTGGGTCGCCGCAGGCCAAGTCGATCTTGGCCGGAATTTCGCCGCCGAAGGCCGCATTCGTCTCGAAGACGAGACCTTGGAAGTGCAGCGCGTGGACGCCCGCGTTCGCGGCGCCGTAGGTCGATTCTATGGTGCGGTGCGCTATTACGAAACGGACGAGACGCTCCTGCTCGACCCGACCGACCCCAGCCGCGAAGTCTCAGGCGAAGTCGGGATGGATCTCGCCCGCGGTTGGAGAATGCAGGCAGGCCTGACCCGCGACCTAGATTCAGACATAAATCTGCGTCAGGACATCCGCGCAATTTACGAGGACGATTGCACGTTCTTCGAGATTTCCTACACCCGCACGGAAACCCAGCGCGGGACCATCGGCCCAGACGAGGGCGTGCAAATCCGGATCGGATTGCGCTCGCTGGGCGTCCTAGGCGGAAGCTGA
- the lptG gene encoding LPS export ABC transporter permease LptG translates to MSFLFSRLGGYVTRRIFSGVGVVMFAVLAAILLIDMVEQMRTVGNRTELSIPEALHLTLLKTPMLIEQTLPFIILAGTMMAIIGLNRSSELVAMRAAGVSAWRFLMPAALVGIVIGLITVTALNPLGARLYQEFETGRDTAMQAQNFRSGTNGVWIRQGDREGQVVIHAEGVDDSGTVLQGVTFIFFENRSEALRFTRRIRAATAELRPGFWQLTDLVEATPGARPVPAAHLAIPTTLDSAELINRFVTPATLSFWALPSFIHDARVAGFAPTRYELKWQSLLAYPLLLAVMAGLGAAFSLQLQRLGNMARWGAAGVGTGLFLFFYGQLAGAFALTQSVPAAVAAWSPPVAGMFVALAMVAFMEDG, encoded by the coding sequence ATGAGCTTCTTGTTCTCGCGCCTCGGCGGTTACGTGACGCGCCGCATCTTCTCCGGCGTCGGCGTGGTCATGTTCGCCGTGCTCGCAGCCATCCTGCTCATCGACATGGTCGAGCAGATGCGTACGGTCGGCAATCGCACCGAGCTCAGCATTCCCGAAGCACTGCACCTGACGCTACTCAAAACGCCGATGCTGATCGAGCAGACGCTGCCCTTCATCATTCTCGCCGGCACGATGATGGCCATCATCGGCCTCAACCGCTCCAGCGAACTCGTCGCTATGCGCGCGGCCGGCGTTTCGGCATGGCGCTTCCTCATGCCCGCCGCGCTCGTCGGCATCGTCATCGGCTTGATCACCGTCACCGCGCTCAATCCGCTCGGCGCGCGGCTCTATCAAGAATTTGAAACCGGCCGCGACACCGCAATGCAGGCGCAGAATTTCCGCTCCGGCACCAACGGCGTCTGGATTCGCCAAGGCGATCGCGAAGGCCAAGTCGTCATCCACGCTGAAGGCGTCGACGACAGCGGCACAGTGCTGCAGGGCGTCACTTTCATCTTCTTCGAAAACCGCTCTGAGGCCCTGCGCTTCACCCGCCGCATCCGCGCCGCGACCGCAGAGCTTCGCCCTGGCTTCTGGCAGCTCACAGATTTGGTCGAAGCCACCCCAGGCGCTCGCCCGGTGCCGGCTGCGCATTTGGCGATCCCGACCACCCTCGACTCCGCCGAGCTGATCAATCGCTTCGTCACGCCGGCGACGCTTTCGTTCTGGGCGCTGCCGAGCTTCATCCATGACGCCCGCGTAGCCGGCTTCGCGCCCACGCGTTACGAACTGAAATGGCAGAGCCTCCTGGCTTATCCACTGCTGCTTGCGGTGATGGCGGGCCTCGGTGCGGCCTTCTCGCTGCAACTCCAGCGCCTTGGGAACATGGCCCGCTGGGGCGCGGCAGGGGTGGGGACGGGCCTCTTCCTCTTCTTCTATGGCCAGCTCGCTGGCGCTTTTGCGCTGACCCAATCGGTCCCAGCCGCCGTGGCCGCCTGGAGCCCGCCTGTTGCCGGCATGTTCGTCGCCCTGGCGATGGTCGCCTTCATGGAAGACGGCTAA